The following proteins are co-located in the Macadamia integrifolia cultivar HAES 741 chromosome 3, SCU_Mint_v3, whole genome shotgun sequence genome:
- the LOC122073824 gene encoding GDSL esterase/lipase At1g71250-like isoform X2, translated as MTLVNTWLLLLITMSMTFYCSSSRALGGDPLVPGMFVFGDSLVDNGNNNFLNSIAKSNYIPYGIDFNGVPTGRFCNGKTMVDMLGEMLGLPYIPAYADPTTAGAKILGGVNYASAAAGILEETGQHYALYNVGLRKFLLAGIGPLGCIPNQLATGEAPPGSCVSYANEILEKFNVGLRSVVNQLNSNHTGAIFVYGNTYGAMVDILNNATAYGFYVIDRGCCGLGRNQAQMTCLPLSIPCPNRNQFIFWDAFHPTQAVNTILSQRAFSGPPSDCYPINIQQMAQI; from the exons ATGACTCTGGTGAATACGTGGCTGTTGTTGTTGATCACCATGTCCATGACCTTCTATTGCTCATCAAGTAGGGCTCTTGGAGGAGATCCACTGGTACCTGGTATGTTCGTGTTTGGAGATTCACTGGTTGATAATGGAAACAACAATTTCCTGAACTCCATTGCAAAATCCAACTACATTCCTTATGGGATTGATTTCAATGGAGTTCCCACTGGGAGGTTCTGTAATGGAAAAACTATGGTGGATATGCttg GAGAAATGTTGGGTCTCCCTTATATCCCAGCCTATGCTGATCCTACAACTGCAGGAGCAAAAATCCTTGGTGGAGTGAACTATGCTTCAGCAGCTGCTGGTATTCTTGAAGAGACCGGCCAACACTAT GCCCTGTATAATGTGGGACTAAGGAAGTTCCTGCTAGCAGGGATAGGTCCACTAGGATGCATTCCTAACCAATTGGCAACTGGTGAGGCACCACCTGGGAGTTGTGTTTCTTATGCAAATGAGATCCTTGAGAAGTTTAATGTCGGGCTCAGATCAGTGGTCAACCAGCTGAATTCCAACCACACTGGAGCAATTTTTGTGTATGGCAATACTTATGGAGCAATGGTTGACATTCTCAATAATGCTACAGCTTATG GATTCTACGTCATCGACAGAGGGTGCTGTGGTCTAGGGAGAAACCAAGCGCAGATGACATGCCTTCCTCTCTCTATTCCTTGTCCAAACAGGAACCAATTCATATTCTGGGATGCCTTTCATCCAACACAAGCTGTGAACACGATCCTTTCTCAGAGGGCATTTTCTGGCCCACCTTCTGACTGCTACCCAATCAACATTCAGCAAATGGCACAAATTTAA
- the LOC122073824 gene encoding GDSL esterase/lipase At1g71250-like isoform X1 → MTLVNTWLLLLITMSMTFYCSSSRALGGDPLVPGMFVFGDSLVDNGNNNFLNSIAKSNYIPYGIDFNGVPTGRFCNGKTMVDMLGEMLGLPYIPAYADPTTAGAKILGGVNYASAAAGILEETGQHYGERYSLNQQVLNFEGTLYQLRTQMSARNLTQCLAKSIAVMVFGSNDYINNYLLPSLYPTSHKYNPVEFANLLLNHYTRQILALYNVGLRKFLLAGIGPLGCIPNQLATGEAPPGSCVSYANEILEKFNVGLRSVVNQLNSNHTGAIFVYGNTYGAMVDILNNATAYGFYVIDRGCCGLGRNQAQMTCLPLSIPCPNRNQFIFWDAFHPTQAVNTILSQRAFSGPPSDCYPINIQQMAQI, encoded by the exons ATGACTCTGGTGAATACGTGGCTGTTGTTGTTGATCACCATGTCCATGACCTTCTATTGCTCATCAAGTAGGGCTCTTGGAGGAGATCCACTGGTACCTGGTATGTTCGTGTTTGGAGATTCACTGGTTGATAATGGAAACAACAATTTCCTGAACTCCATTGCAAAATCCAACTACATTCCTTATGGGATTGATTTCAATGGAGTTCCCACTGGGAGGTTCTGTAATGGAAAAACTATGGTGGATATGCttg GAGAAATGTTGGGTCTCCCTTATATCCCAGCCTATGCTGATCCTACAACTGCAGGAGCAAAAATCCTTGGTGGAGTGAACTATGCTTCAGCAGCTGCTGGTATTCTTGAAGAGACCGGCCAACACTAT GGAGAACGTTATAGCTTGAATCAACAAGTGCTTAACTTTGAGGGTACCTTGTATCAGTTGAGAACCCAGATGAGTGCAAGGAACTTAACACAATGCTTAGCCAAATCTATAGCAGTGATGGTGTTTGGGAGCAACGACTATATCAACAACTACCTCTTACCTTCCCTATACCCTACCAGCCACAAATACAACCCTGTAGAGTTTGCCAATCTTCTCCTCAACCACTATACTAGGCAGATTCTG GCCCTGTATAATGTGGGACTAAGGAAGTTCCTGCTAGCAGGGATAGGTCCACTAGGATGCATTCCTAACCAATTGGCAACTGGTGAGGCACCACCTGGGAGTTGTGTTTCTTATGCAAATGAGATCCTTGAGAAGTTTAATGTCGGGCTCAGATCAGTGGTCAACCAGCTGAATTCCAACCACACTGGAGCAATTTTTGTGTATGGCAATACTTATGGAGCAATGGTTGACATTCTCAATAATGCTACAGCTTATG GATTCTACGTCATCGACAGAGGGTGCTGTGGTCTAGGGAGAAACCAAGCGCAGATGACATGCCTTCCTCTCTCTATTCCTTGTCCAAACAGGAACCAATTCATATTCTGGGATGCCTTTCATCCAACACAAGCTGTGAACACGATCCTTTCTCAGAGGGCATTTTCTGGCCCACCTTCTGACTGCTACCCAATCAACATTCAGCAAATGGCACAAATTTAA